TCGTCCGAGGTGAGTTTCGACCCATTTGCTGAGGGCGCAGACCAACGAGAGGTGGTGTTCTTGTATCATCAGTGCGTCAGTGTGAGACCTACATAGCGGTGAAGTATACACAACTTGCCGCCGTGGACAAAAATGCCGCCGGTGACGGAGGGCAATTATTCGGAAAAACCGTTTGACCGCCGCTTGTCAGCCGAAAGGAAAAACGGCTAATCTGAGACTGTCGCCGCCGCGGTGGGGGACGCAAAGAAAGCCGCAGCAAGAACCGCCAAAACAGAGTCAGCCGTAACAACTCAACGTTGATGGGGTGATCGCATGTTAATGACAGTGATTATTACTCTGGTTGTAATCGTGGGCGTCGGCGCTTTTATGGCGACGCCGGTGATGAGCATGAAGAATGCGGAAAGTGTGGGAGGTGAAGAACCGTGAGAGCAAGAAGACATGCACGCCGCTGAGCGGGGCGAGCGCTAATCGGGAAAGCCTGGGTCAGAAACCCGGGCTTTTTGTTGCGTAACCGCTCAAACGTTTTTCCGCTCGACGGTTTCTTCTCCCCAATAAAGCTGGTCGGCGGTGGTTTTGGCAAAGGCCTTTTCCAACGCCTCATCACTGCCTTCTTCCCAGATTTTCTGCGCCAACACTTCATCGTTCCCTGCCAGCTCAAAAATGGCTTCGGCGATTTCCACCGAAGTTTCACGCACTGTCGCCCAGGATTTCACATTGTGATTCGCCATAACTTTCTCCTGTTGGTTGTGGCTTGCGGGTGGTTTTTACCACCGCCATGCAGCAAGTATAGGCCAATCCGCCGCAGGCTTTTGCCCGCCGGTGCGCAGAATGGGGAAAAAGACGGGGAGTGCGGGCAATGGCGCGGATGCCATGCTATTCTGTGCGGCGTTTGAATCAAGAAGGAAATTTATTATGTCTGACATGCTGAGCAACGAGCAGGAACTGGCTTCCGATCTGGTCGCTTGCCAACTGGTCATCAAACAGATTCTGGACGTTATCGACGTGATTGCGCCGACCGAAGTGCGCGACAAGATGGCGGGTCAGCTCAAAAGCATCGATTTCTCCACGCATCCTGCCGGCGCCGATCCGGTGACCCGCCGAGCGATTGACAAGGCGATTGCGCTGATCGAGATGAAGTTTACCCGCAACTGAGGCGGGGCCGCCGCAAAGCGGCGGCGTCGGGCGGTGGCGGTTAATCCACCACCGTTTCGATTTTCTTGAACAGCGGGCAGTCGGCTACGCCGATGAAACCGTTGTCGCCATTCACGTACTGGGCGATCGCCACGTTGCGCGCCGTCAGGTATTTGCACTGCAACCCCAACCCGCCAACGTTTTTGTTGCTGCCGATCAGCACGCCGTAGCCAGAGATCAAAAAGCCGCCGTAAATGACCGCCAACACCAATACCCACTTAATCAATTTGCTCATCGTATTTCCTCGTTATCCCTGAGGGTTCATCTAGCCACGGCGCCTATGCGAGGGCAAGGGTAACAGTCTGAAAACCGGGCGATAGCCAGAAATCTAAACGGAAAGTTAAACTTCGTTTAACTTCGCTGTGATAACATGCGCGATAGGTTACCAAGATAACAATGAGGCTGCTAAATTTGTTGCGAAAAAAAATCCTCGTGATAATGACGGCCGTCGCTGCCTGCCTGTTTTTCTACCTGCTGGCGCTGGACAGCTATTGCGACGATGGTGGAAATTTTGCGTTGGGCATCTGTTCGGTAACCCGCTTCGTGCCCTGGTAAGCAATTTTTGGCAGGGATGTTCGCACGGCCGCCGCGAGTGTTAAGATGGCTGTCTGAATTTCGCAGTAGATAGGGTTGTCCATGTACGATTTAGGTTTTGGCCAGAACGGCCTGTTGTCGCTGGCCCTCGCCGCCGTGGCGTTGCTGGCCGGGCTGTGGGTCTGGTTCCTGGTGAACCGCGCCAGCGTGCGCGCCAATGAGCAGATTCGCCTGCTGCAGGAGATTGCCGAGCAACAACGCCAGCAAACGGCGCTGTTGAAGCGTATGGCGCACCGCGCCGGCGCAGACGGCGCCGCTGCTGCTGACGACGAACTCAACCCCGCGCTGGATTTCAAAGGTTTCATCCCCGAACGTTGAGCATGATGCCCCGGCCGACGGCAGCGTCGCCGGGGCGCCTCAGTAAAACACCATGCCCTGATACGGCTTTTCCCGGCATGCCGTCAGGCGGCTGGCCAAATCGCCGGCATGGATCTCCAATTGATGCCCATCGGGATCGAGAAAATAGAGTGATTCGCCTTCGCTGCGATTGCTTTTCCACTCTTCGACGCCGGCCTGGCGCAACCGCTCGCTGACCTGCTCAATGTGTTCCGGCGCGACGCTGAAGGCGTAATGGGTGTAATCGCGCTCGCGTTGTTGCATGCGCGTTTCATCCAGCGACAGGCATAGCCACAACGGCCCTAACGACAGATAGGCGCCGCCTTGCCAGCGGGCGTGCGGGATAAATCCCAACAGATGACGATAAAAATCGAAGCTGCGATCGAGATTGCTGACGGCGAGCGTCAGATGGTTAAGGCCGGTCAACATGCATGCGTTCTCTGGGCGCTGAACAGGGAGAAAAGTTTACGCAGGCGCTAAGGAAAGATAAAGGGGACAAAGCATTAGTAGAGATAATGTGAAAACCGGCGGCGCTGTCATAAAACTGTCGTACAGACATCGTAATGTAGCGCGAACCTTACGAAAGCTGGATGAAGCCGATGATTAAATGGTACGAAGAAAGCGATGCCGAAGTGAACCGCAGCATTGCGCTGCTGACCGGAGAGAACCCGGACAAGTGGTATCCCTACGGTGGTGTGAAAGGTAAAGATTACTGCAAGAATCCCTCCGATGCCTGGCCGATCATTTGCGCCAACAAAATCAGTCTGAACCCCGACAACCAAAGCGACAGCCCGCAGTGGCAGGCGCGCATGAGCACTCAGGGCGGTGAATGGCAGGCGGACAGCGCCAGCCCGCTGCGCGCGGCGATGATCTGCTTCCTGATGAGCCGACAGGCTAACTGAGTCGAACAATACCGGTGATTGGTAAGAGTTTCTCCTTTTTCTAATAACAGAGCTGTCGTTGGCGGAGGCTGTTTATGAAGCGCATTATCAAAGGTGATAAAAACTTGTCTCATCTGGTGATTGCCCATGCGGCGATCGATCGTCATGCCGAAAGCTTCGGCCAGCGCCGTCAGGGCTGGCCCTCGACCTACCTGATAAAATATCAAAACGATCGCGTGGCGGTGGAAGTGGTCACGCGTAGCCAATCTTATGTCGCCACGCTGATGATCGGCGCGCGCAATCTGACCAAACTGTGCGGTATGCCTGGCTAAACGCTGCCGTTATCCGCTTTCTCGCGGTAAAAAAATCGCGCTCCGGCCTGCCGTCTCGGGGCGCTTCTCCTTGATGCTCACGGGGTTAAGTGTTAAAAAGCCGCCCGCAGATACATTTATTGATTGGTGAAATCTTGGCCGATAGCGGCAAGGGTATACGCCATATGAGGATAAGATGGGCGGTCAGCATCAGGATACTCCGCTAAAACGCGGTTTAAAAAACAGACACATACAGCTTATTGCCCTCGGGGGCGCCATCGGTACCGGTTTATTTCTCGGCATTGCGCAAACCATTAAAATGGCCGGCCCCGCCGTGCTGCTGGGCTACGCCATCGGCGGTTTTATCGCGTTTTTAATCATGCGCCAGCTGGGTGAAATGGTGGTGGAGGAGCCGGTCGCCGGCTCTTTCAGTCACTTTGCCTATAAATACTGGGGCGATTTCGCCGGCTTCCTTTCCGGCTGGAACTACTGGGCAATGTTCATTCTGGTCGGCATGGCGGAATTGACCGCCGTCGGCATCTACATTCAGTACTGGTGGCCGGAGATCCCCACCTGGGCCTCTGCCGCGCTGTTTTTCGTGCTGATCAACCTGATTAACCTGGTGAACGTGCGCCTGTACGGCGAAACCGAGTTCTGGTTCGCCATCATCAAGGTGGTGGCGATTGTCGGCATGATCGTCTTCGGCGCCTGGCTGTTGGCCAGCGGTAACGGCGGGCCGCAGGCCAGCATCACCAACCTCTGGCAGCAGGGCGGCTTTATGCCGCACGGCTTCTCCGGGCTGGTGATGGCGATGGCGGTGATCATGTTCTCGTTCGGCGGGCTG
Above is a window of Serratia nematodiphila DZ0503SBS1 DNA encoding:
- a CDS encoding YccJ family protein produces the protein MANHNVKSWATVRETSVEIAEAIFELAGNDEVLAQKIWEEGSDEALEKAFAKTTADQLYWGEETVERKNV
- a CDS encoding DUF2766 family protein, with product MSDMLSNEQELASDLVACQLVIKQILDVIDVIAPTEVRDKMAGQLKSIDFSTHPAGADPVTRRAIDKAIALIEMKFTRN
- a CDS encoding YobH family protein, with protein sequence MSKLIKWVLVLAVIYGGFLISGYGVLIGSNKNVGGLGLQCKYLTARNVAIAQYVNGDNGFIGVADCPLFKKIETVVD
- a CDS encoding PhoP/PhoQ regulator MgrB; the protein is MRLLNLLRKKILVIMTAVAACLFFYLLALDSYCDDGGNFALGICSVTRFVPW
- a CDS encoding YebO family protein: MYDLGFGQNGLLSLALAAVALLAGLWVWFLVNRASVRANEQIRLLQEIAEQQRQQTALLKRMAHRAGADGAAAADDELNPALDFKGFIPER
- the fos gene encoding fosfomycin resistance glutathione transferase, with product MLTGLNHLTLAVSNLDRSFDFYRHLLGFIPHARWQGGAYLSLGPLWLCLSLDETRMQQRERDYTHYAFSVAPEHIEQVSERLRQAGVEEWKSNRSEGESLYFLDPDGHQLEIHAGDLASRLTACREKPYQGMVFY
- a CDS encoding phage protein NinX family protein, which gives rise to MIKWYEESDAEVNRSIALLTGENPDKWYPYGGVKGKDYCKNPSDAWPIICANKISLNPDNQSDSPQWQARMSTQGGEWQADSASPLRAAMICFLMSRQAN
- a CDS encoding DUF4060 family protein, with translation MKRIIKGDKNLSHLVIAHAAIDRHAESFGQRRQGWPSTYLIKYQNDRVAVEVVTRSQSYVATLMIGARNLTKLCGMPG